A region of the Apium graveolens cultivar Ventura chromosome 6, ASM990537v1, whole genome shotgun sequence genome:
CGGAAACTGGGGAAAGTTCATCTTCATACCAAAGAAAAGGCATGCCTGGATGGAATGAAGAACAGAGCTCCCTGTTGGTCACGCATGAAATTACTAGGCTGCTAGTTAGCATTTTGTTTCCCCTCGTTTTTTGTTACCCCAAATCCAATTGACATATCCTGCAAATAATGCTCAGCATGACTTGAGATGCCCCCATTGATTATTCAATGTGTCTAGTTTGAACATTAGGAGTACTTCTCCGTTTTTTTATTAAACTGGTTAAATTTGCATCCTTATACATACTTTCAAATTATCATTTAAGTTCCCTAAATTTGGtaagcaagtcatactggaacaCATTGCTCTTTTCGGTTTGAAATTGAGTTGCCCATATTTTCCTATTTAACGTTAACGATTAACCTGAACAGAAAAAGTGTGATGTATTGTAGTATGGCTCATTTTTTCATACTCGGGGTgcagaatttttttaaaaaaatgagtaGTATATCAAAACTCAAGTCAGGGATTCAAACTGAATTTAACTCTTATTCAAACTACAAACTATAATAAACTACAAAATTTAATAAATACTTATACATAGTTCACCAAGAATATAATGAGCTCTCTTTTTAAAAAAGGGAGAGAATATAATGAGATCTACTACAGGATGCAAACTTAAAGTTTGattcatttataatatataatttagtAACAATACACTGTGTTCACTTGCTTTGCAGTGTATACTTGTAATTAGCAGATGGCAACGCAGAATCAATTGACTTTGCTACATCTACATAAACTAGATCATCAATTAATACAGATCTGAACTTAATAAATTGAAAAATAGGTCGCCTGCCGGGCTACAAGAGCATTTAGGTGCTAGTGGCCTAGTGcaattaaaaaagaaaaaagattTGTTGGGGTTTCTATTGACACCAACATATTTATTCAAATAGCTGCTTGGCTAGCCTTAGCTGGAGCAGTCAAAACAATCATCACTCCCCGGTGCTGCTCTGCTGGGCTCTAAATCTCAAAAGAAAGCTGGTAAACATGATCACAGTAAGACTAAAAAAATGGCTGGGGTATAGCAGCTCTCTAAGATATAGGCAACTTTACACTTAATTTCCAGAAAAAGGTTATTTATACAGAATAACAATACTTGCCTATTGCCCCCCAAGAATGCAAAAGTGTGAAAGGGGCTGTTTGAAGGGGTTCAAACATGTGACTTAACAAATAGCAAATGGCGCCAAGAACGACCTTAATAACAAACCTACGTACAAATTACCAGCACGGATGTTGTAGGTAAAGAAAAAACAAATTACAATTGGCACCAAGAACAACCATAATAACAAACCTATATACAGAATACCAGAAAGGATGCTGTAGGTAAAGAAAACACGAATTACACTTGGCAACTCATACAGGGGCTCTACAAGATGGCTTCTTTATATGATTTTTAATCTGCTGACATGCACATCATTTTTGCAGTCCATCATAAATAAATTATGTACAGTAGCTTTTAACCTTGACATGCTGTTTGTTGTTAGGGCAGCTGTGCGCTGGCATCTATACAACTCAGCAGGGACAATGCTAAATTACCAATGCACAGAGGAAAACTGATTTTACCCATACCAATGCTCAGAGGCAAACTGATATTTACCCTGTCTACCAGATAAATTCAACATCTTATACTGCTTAACCACTACATTGACCTATAGAAAGGGTTTCTTGTTAATTTTTAAAGTCAGGCATATTCTATAATCTATATAGTAGGAATTAATATATGTGGCCACACCTACACTAAACTAAATTAGTGAAAATGAATCATAGGATCAAGCAGCAGAACAGACATGAGACTCCAAAAAAACGTACTCAGTATAATAATTGGACATGTTACATACTCTGAAAGACAAAGGAACTCATAATTGTATAATACTCCTAACTCCTAAGATACTAGATGAACCACTGTTTAATATCGCATGGCAGTCATCAGCTATATATATTTTGGTAACTGAAAGCATTTGGTACATATGAACAAATGCTTACAGTTACCAAAACACTTCCCACTGGCCTAGTTTGGTAACTAGGTCCTTGACTGCCATTAGGTACGGCATTGAAATGCATCTGTTATTCTTCATCTTTCCGCAAATGAAACCTGTCTATTCACGAGGATTTAAACGAAACACAATTCTCATTGTCTGTGCATAAATAAAAATCTACAATCCCCCAAGTAAATGTGTTTTACTTTAACTCACTGTCTGTGCATATATAAAAACCTACAATCTCCAAAGTAAATGCGTTTCACTTTGACTTCGCGCATTAAAAAAACGAATATATTGAAAGTTATCTTCCGATTCTAATCTTTAACCAACTAAAATACATCAAACCATTATAAATATAGTATACTGCTCAAGTACATATTATGCAGCAAAATGCTAGCAACGTCTTTGTTACTGCATAAATTCACAATGCAATAATTAAATGCATGTAAACGATTAAAATATACAAACTTTTGGAAAATATGTAAGTAGTAGAACTTATGTAAAAAAGCAGGACTTTTTTCGAGAAAGATGAAGGAAAATTAATAAATGATTTACtgaaaaaaaattacaaaattgCAGCAAAACCAAATACTTATCCAACGGAAAACCCAAATAGCAATTTAAAGATTAATATTCCTACAATCATTTAACGTTTGCATGTGTGCTCGTCTCAGATGTGTTATGAATCTTCAGTTCTTCACTATATCAATATTTTTAAGGAATCAACAATTTGCAACTGTTAAAGGGTACAAgtctcaaaatattttataatgTGTATAAACATGAAAATAAAGACTAAAAGAAGACTAAATACTTAAAAATGAAATCTTACACTGCCAGTCTAAATTATACCTGTCACAAATAAAGCTTCCTTGACAAGCAGAACAGATTTGGAGACTATATCATGAAACTTGATGCATATTCAGGCATCCTTCTAAGACTATTGATCCCTCCATCTTGGGCTTGGAATTTGATCTCTCCATTTCGGACTTGGAATTGAATCCCTCCATCTTGGGCTTGACATGGGAAAAAATCCAGAAGGTGACAGTGGAAACCCATAACCAGGGGAGGGCGGAGGATGAGGCCCAGGACCTAGAATCCCTGACTGAGGAACTGAAGAGAACGAGAAATTAGGCGTCAGTGGTTGAGGAAATTGATATCCAGGAGAAAGTAACGGATAAGGTGACCGTGGCGATAACATGTTCATGAAACTATAAGGTGAAGACACCGGAGAAGGCAGTAGGAACTGTGAAGTTGGAGATGGTAAGAGTGGGGGAGCACCATTCATCCTAGGGGAAGGGAGAGGTGGAGGACCATTCATCCTTGGAGATGGTAGAGGTGGCGGGCCATTCATTCTAGGTGATGGTAGAGAAGGACCATTCATTCTTGGTGATGGTAGAGGGGCACCAGATGGATTAGGAAGTAACCCGGATAATTGCGGATATGCTTGATCTTGACTAGGATATGGTGGCTGATGTTGATGGTGCATTTGATTCTGCCTCGGACCAGAGTCTAGGATGGAATGTTGAAGGTATCGCATGTACGCTGATATAGGAGACTCAGCTGTATTCGACCAAACTTGATCACCAGGAGGGTAAGGTGGTGGCATCATCGACTGTGATGGGGGACCGAAATTTCCTGGAGGAGGTCTAGAGAAGTTATTATTAAAAGGAGCAGCAGGTCCTGGGGGAGGCAATGAAGATGCAGGTACAGGTATAGGAGGGGGGCGAAGGGGCATCTGGTGCATTTGAGGTCTGTTTACATTTATTGGTGCCAATGGAGGAGGCCTAATCTTCTGTAACCGCATACTCTTAGAAGAATTTTGCGGAGGCCTAGGAAGTGGATCATGATTTGAAGGCGAACCAGTAAGCTGCTGAACAATGTTTCTAAAATCATTCTTGTTAATATTGTAGACCTGAGGCTGAGGTTGTTGCCGAGCAGTATTAGTAAAAGTAGGTTGATGCATTGGACTCTTTTTAATATTTTTCCCAATCTTGTTAACACCCAAGTGATCATTATGCCTACTCCTCGAATCATCCATAATTCGAATACCCGATACCAATACCAATAAACTTAATCCAATATATCTAAAAACCCACAAAATCAAACCAATTCAAAATAAAATCACCACACAGCATCCAAGAACTTCAAAATCTGAG
Encoded here:
- the LOC141666852 gene encoding protein HAIKU1-like; the protein is MDDSRSRHNDHLGVNKIGKNIKKSPMHQPTFTNTARQQPQPQVYNINKNDFRNIVQQLTGSPSNHDPLPRPPQNSSKSMRLQKIRPPPLAPINVNRPQMHQMPLRPPPIPVPASSLPPPGPAAPFNNNFSRPPPGNFGPPSQSMMPPPYPPGDQVWSNTAESPISAYMRYLQHSILDSGPRQNQMHHQHQPPYPSQDQAYPQLSGLLPNPSGAPLPSPRMNGPSLPSPRMNGPPPLPSPRMNGPPPLPSPRMNGAPPLLPSPTSQFLLPSPVSSPYSFMNMLSPRSPYPLLSPGYQFPQPLTPNFSFSSVPQSGILGPGPHPPPSPGYGFPLSPSGFFPMSSPRWRDSIPSPKWRDQIPSPRWRDQ